One window from the genome of Parasteatoda tepidariorum isolate YZ-2023 chromosome 8, CAS_Ptep_4.0, whole genome shotgun sequence encodes:
- the LOC122270637 gene encoding uncharacterized protein, giving the protein MKIFAGLILCIGIGVVSCDQLCYLNRVFKCRWNLNYGAGWCQSSLDLARCQIQAAEECNTGFADVARKVLFHLTEACDESSTLKIDLTGSCGLGMFEEHPECLADYNKEFGRPGRYPFDVIDNERILCKHTPSITKCFRNIIENECTLKEYLAFVSVMEPTAELQERVCDTIPIDF; this is encoded by the exons ttGGGATCGGTGTGGTCTCTTGTGACCAATTATGTTATTTGAATCGAGTCTTCAAATGTCGGTGGAATTTGAATTATGGTGCTGGATGGTGTCA AAGTTCACTTGATTTGGCAAGATGTCAAATACAGGCCGCTGAAGAATGTAACACGGGATTCGCTGATGTTGCAAGAAAAgtgttatttcatttaactGAGGCATGCGATGAAAGTTCTACGTTAAAAATag ACTTAACAGGGTCTTGTGGATTAGGAATGTTTGAAGAGCATCCGGAATGTTTGGCTGATTACAATAAAGAATTCGGAAGACCTGGTAGATATCCATTTGATGTAATTGATAATGAAAGAATTCTATGCAA acaCACTCCCTCCATTACCAAGTGTTTTAGAAATATCATCGAAAACGAATGCACACTAAAGGAGTATTTGGCTTTCGTTAGTGTTATGGAACCCACTGCTGAATTACAAGAACGAGTCTGTGATACAATtccaattgatttttaa